One Pyramidobacter piscolens W5455 genomic region harbors:
- a CDS encoding CtsR family transcriptional regulator, whose translation MSSLTEVIESYINELFEREEQDRAADADRVSLRRKDVAERFGCVPSQINYVLRSRFTPERGYIVESQRGGHGYIRIMKISYDMPEERARHIVKIVGDSISEADARRLLCSLQARGMINARERLLIEISLRHIGELCDSMFDVSPYKKSLLAAEMLKKMLCGLDLA comes from the coding sequence ATGAGCAGTTTGACCGAGGTCATTGAGAGCTACATCAACGAACTTTTCGAACGGGAAGAGCAGGACAGGGCCGCCGACGCCGATCGCGTTTCATTGCGCCGCAAGGACGTGGCGGAACGTTTCGGCTGCGTTCCCAGCCAAATCAACTACGTGCTGAGGAGCCGCTTCACGCCCGAACGCGGTTATATCGTCGAGAGCCAGCGTGGCGGCCACGGCTACATCCGCATCATGAAGATCAGCTACGACATGCCCGAAGAGCGCGCCCGGCATATCGTCAAGATTGTCGGCGACTCCATCTCCGAAGCGGATGCCAGACGCCTGCTGTGCTCGCTTCAGGCGCGCGGTATGATCAACGCCCGCGAGCGCCTGCTGATCGAGATTTCGCTGCGCCATATCGGCGAACTCTGCGATAGCATGTTCGACGTGTCTCCCTACAAGAAAAGTCTGTTGGCGGCCGAGATGCTCAAAAAAATGCTTTGCGGCCTCGATCTGGCCTGA
- the trxA gene encoding thioredoxin, protein MTPIVLTSENFQSEVLQSSEPVLIDFWAPWCAPCRAFSPVLDEIAAEASGFKVGKVNVDEQPELAASLRIMSIPTLILFKNGAPAGRTVGVQSKENVLALLK, encoded by the coding sequence ATGACGCCGATCGTCCTTACCAGTGAAAATTTTCAGAGCGAAGTCCTTCAAAGCAGCGAACCGGTGCTGATCGATTTCTGGGCGCCGTGGTGCGCGCCCTGCCGCGCTTTTTCGCCCGTCCTCGACGAGATCGCCGCCGAAGCCTCGGGCTTCAAAGTCGGCAAGGTCAACGTGGACGAGCAGCCCGAACTGGCGGCTTCGCTCCGTATCATGAGCATCCCCACGCTGATCTTGTTCAAAAACGGCGCTCCCGCCGGCCGCACCGTCGGCGTGCAGTCGAAGGAAAACGTGCTCGCCCTGCTCAAATAA
- a CDS encoding ATP-dependent Clp protease ATP-binding subunit: protein MWQFFTERSKRVIQIAHREALRLGHAFIGTEHLMIGLIAEESSVAALALKEAGLAAEDVAREILALRPPAAPYAQPVDLPLSDRARGVLNAAIHLARELHSSYVGTEHLLLGVLSAPECTACHALAELGLDTENLRVSLKKQLLAQSSRQEAENDKENGDARPAADVKTPTLDKYCVDLTAKAAKGELDPLIGREQEMHRMMQILCRRRKNNPVLVGDPGVGKTAIVEGLAYKIQKGSAPSLLKGKRVVELTMGTLVAGTKYRGEFEDRMKKIVDELTAAKNVILFIDELHTVVGAGSAEGSLDAANILKPSLARGEFQVIGATTRDEYTKNIEKDAALERRFQPVAVGEPDQDAALAILQGLKESYEKHHSVRYTEGALEAAVRLSSRYLSDRSLPDKAIDLIDEAGAKVRLDLDGRQIPEGLTVDEEEVAGVLSEWSGIPVKTLTEHEAQRLLRLESEIHQRLVGQDEAVSALCRAVRRSRSGLKDPRRPVGSFLFLGPSGVGKTELARCLARALFGSEKALLAFDMSEYMERHEAAKLIGAPPGYVGYDEEGRLTEAVRRHPWSVVLFDEIEKANPDVFNLLLQILEEGRLTDAHGRTVDFKNTVVIMTSNLGVRETAKAGLGFSASAEAEKKKQSEAVLGAVKEFFRPEFLNRVDAQLVFHPLSAEEMTRVFDIMMFDLRARLGEHGIILSMAKDAREFLLRAAAAQNQGARPLRRLIQTKIEDPLSDLILSGEVPDGSTVDCVLDGEALAFSARPPRRRAKRELAAVSE from the coding sequence TTGTGGCAGTTTTTTACGGAACGAAGCAAACGTGTGATCCAGATCGCGCATCGTGAGGCACTGCGCCTCGGACACGCTTTTATCGGCACGGAACATCTGATGATCGGCCTGATCGCCGAAGAGTCGTCGGTGGCGGCGCTGGCTTTGAAAGAAGCCGGACTGGCCGCCGAAGACGTGGCGCGCGAGATCCTTGCCCTGCGCCCGCCCGCGGCGCCGTACGCGCAGCCTGTCGACCTGCCGCTCTCGGATCGGGCCCGCGGCGTGTTGAATGCGGCCATCCATCTGGCCCGCGAGCTCCATTCGAGCTATGTCGGCACCGAACACCTGCTGCTCGGCGTGTTGTCCGCGCCGGAGTGCACGGCCTGCCATGCTCTGGCGGAGTTGGGGCTCGACACGGAAAACCTGCGTGTCAGCCTGAAAAAACAGCTGCTGGCGCAGTCCAGCCGCCAGGAAGCGGAGAATGACAAAGAAAACGGCGATGCCCGCCCGGCGGCGGATGTCAAAACGCCGACGCTGGACAAGTACTGCGTCGACCTGACGGCCAAAGCCGCCAAAGGCGAACTCGATCCGCTGATCGGGCGCGAGCAGGAAATGCACCGCATGATGCAGATCCTCTGCCGTCGCCGCAAGAACAATCCCGTGCTGGTCGGCGATCCCGGCGTGGGCAAAACCGCGATCGTGGAAGGGCTGGCCTACAAGATCCAAAAAGGTTCCGCGCCTTCGCTGCTCAAGGGCAAGCGCGTCGTGGAACTGACGATGGGAACGCTCGTAGCCGGCACCAAATACCGCGGCGAGTTCGAGGACCGCATGAAAAAAATCGTCGACGAGCTGACTGCCGCCAAAAACGTGATCCTCTTCATCGACGAGCTGCACACCGTCGTCGGCGCGGGGAGCGCCGAAGGCTCGCTGGACGCGGCCAACATCCTCAAACCCAGCCTGGCTCGCGGCGAATTTCAGGTCATCGGCGCGACGACGCGCGACGAGTACACGAAGAACATCGAAAAGGACGCGGCGCTGGAGCGACGTTTCCAACCCGTGGCGGTCGGCGAGCCCGATCAGGACGCGGCGCTGGCCATTTTGCAGGGCTTGAAGGAAAGCTACGAAAAACATCACAGCGTGCGCTACACCGAAGGCGCGCTGGAAGCCGCCGTGCGACTGTCCAGCCGTTATCTGTCGGACCGCAGCCTGCCCGACAAGGCCATCGACCTGATCGACGAAGCGGGCGCGAAAGTGCGCCTTGACCTTGACGGGCGGCAGATCCCCGAAGGGCTGACCGTCGACGAGGAAGAGGTCGCCGGCGTGCTCTCCGAGTGGAGCGGCATCCCCGTCAAGACTCTGACCGAGCACGAAGCTCAGCGCCTGCTGCGCCTCGAGTCGGAGATCCATCAGCGCCTCGTCGGCCAGGACGAAGCGGTGAGCGCGCTCTGCCGCGCCGTGCGCCGTTCGCGCAGCGGCCTGAAAGACCCGCGCCGTCCCGTGGGCAGCTTTTTGTTCCTCGGCCCCAGCGGCGTCGGCAAGACCGAACTGGCCCGCTGTCTGGCGCGCGCGCTGTTCGGCAGCGAAAAGGCCCTGCTGGCTTTCGACATGAGCGAGTACATGGAGCGCCACGAAGCCGCCAAGCTGATCGGCGCGCCGCCCGGCTACGTGGGCTACGACGAGGAAGGCCGCCTCACCGAGGCCGTGCGTCGTCATCCCTGGTCGGTGGTGCTGTTCGACGAAATCGAAAAGGCCAATCCCGACGTGTTCAACCTGCTGCTGCAGATCCTCGAAGAGGGACGGCTCACCGACGCCCACGGGCGCACGGTCGATTTCAAGAACACCGTCGTCATCATGACCAGCAACCTCGGCGTGCGCGAGACGGCGAAAGCGGGGCTCGGTTTCTCCGCTTCCGCGGAGGCGGAAAAGAAAAAGCAGTCGGAAGCGGTCCTCGGCGCCGTGAAGGAGTTCTTCCGCCCCGAGTTCCTCAACCGCGTGGACGCGCAGCTCGTCTTCCATCCGCTCAGCGCCGAAGAGATGACGCGCGTGTTCGACATCATGATGTTCGACCTGCGCGCGCGCCTCGGCGAGCACGGCATCATCCTCTCCATGGCGAAAGATGCGCGGGAGTTCCTGCTCAGGGCCGCGGCGGCCCAGAATCAGGGGGCCCGGCCGCTGCGCCGCCTGATCCAGACGAAGATCGAAGACCCCCTGTCGGATCTGATCCTGTCCGGCGAGGTGCCCGACGGCTCCACGGTGGACTGCGTTCTCGACGGCGAAGCGCTCGCGTTCAGCGCCCGGCCGCCGCGCCGCCGCGCCAAACGGGAGTTGGCCGCAGTTTCCGAGTAA
- a CDS encoding glutamate-5-semialdehyde dehydrogenase, which translates to MDASLILHEMGKKARASAAVLAQASSAKKNEALRAMAAALRAHKDDILEANERDVRGAEENGLGQAMLDRLKLTEHRVEDMAVGIEEVAALPDPIGQTVRGYVNSDGLKIAQVRVPLGVIGVIYESRPNVTADTAALCLKSGNAVILRGGSEAMNSSRVIVSALIGAISSAGLPEGCIQLLDVPGHEATTALMQLDDLDVLIPRGGRGLKKAVREHCAVPCIMTGDGVCHTYIAASADPEMCVPIVINAKTQRPSACNAMETLLIHKDVAPKVLPAVANALVAHGVELRGDTAAREIFADMESAADEDWAAEYLDLILSVKIVNSLDEALAHIARWGTGHSESILTTDYAEAEEFLDRVDAAAVYVNASTRFTDGGVFGLGAEIGISTQKLHARGPMGIEQLTSTKYKIRGSGQVRR; encoded by the coding sequence ATGGACGCATCGTTGATTTTGCACGAAATGGGAAAGAAGGCCCGCGCTTCCGCGGCCGTGCTGGCACAGGCCAGCTCGGCGAAGAAAAACGAAGCGCTGCGGGCCATGGCGGCGGCGCTGCGCGCCCATAAGGACGACATTCTGGAGGCCAACGAACGCGACGTGCGCGGCGCGGAGGAAAACGGCCTCGGCCAGGCGATGCTGGATCGGCTGAAACTCACGGAGCACCGCGTAGAAGATATGGCGGTCGGCATCGAAGAGGTGGCGGCGTTGCCCGATCCGATCGGCCAGACGGTGCGCGGCTACGTCAATTCCGACGGACTGAAGATTGCGCAAGTGCGCGTGCCGCTCGGCGTGATCGGCGTCATTTACGAGTCGCGTCCCAACGTGACCGCCGATACGGCGGCGCTCTGCCTCAAGTCGGGCAACGCGGTGATTTTGCGCGGCGGGAGCGAAGCCATGAATTCCAGCCGTGTGATCGTCAGCGCGCTGATCGGGGCCATCTCCAGCGCGGGGCTGCCCGAAGGCTGCATTCAGCTGCTCGACGTGCCCGGGCACGAGGCGACGACGGCGCTGATGCAGCTGGACGATCTGGACGTACTGATCCCTCGCGGCGGCCGCGGTCTGAAAAAAGCCGTGCGCGAGCACTGTGCCGTGCCCTGCATCATGACGGGCGACGGCGTGTGCCACACGTATATCGCCGCTTCCGCCGATCCGGAAATGTGCGTGCCGATCGTCATCAACGCCAAAACGCAGCGGCCTTCGGCGTGCAACGCCATGGAAACGCTGCTGATTCATAAAGACGTGGCGCCGAAGGTCCTGCCGGCCGTGGCCAACGCGCTGGTGGCTCATGGCGTGGAGCTGCGCGGCGACACGGCAGCCCGCGAGATTTTTGCGGATATGGAATCGGCCGCCGACGAGGACTGGGCGGCGGAGTACCTCGACCTGATCCTCTCGGTCAAGATCGTGAACTCGCTCGACGAGGCGCTGGCGCACATTGCCCGCTGGGGCACGGGACATTCCGAGAGTATCCTCACGACCGATTACGCCGAGGCGGAAGAGTTTCTCGATCGCGTCGACGCGGCGGCGGTCTACGTGAACGCCTCAACGCGCTTTACCGACGGCGGCGTCTTCGGCCTGGGCGCGGAAATCGGCATCAGCACGCAGAAGCTGCACGCCCGCGGCCCCATGGGCATCGAACAGCTGACCAGCACGAAATACAAGATTCGTGGCAGCGGCCAGGTTCGGCGCTGA
- a CDS encoding Crp/Fnr family transcriptional regulator yields MGFIELKDCFPFWGRLTADEQSELEAAALVRGVEAGAPLHTGSADCDGLIAVMDGQIRAFIISPEGRELTLHRLVPGDICLFSATCAVPGLRFDVSVEAEKNSRLWVIPPAACKRLVARSLVFANFIGELAASHLSDILWLVEQVLWKSFDARLAEFLLKESELEGTGKLKITHEKIAAHLGTAREVVTRMLRYFQAEGMARLSRGCIELVAPDKLAQLTAKK; encoded by the coding sequence GTGGGTTTCATCGAATTAAAAGATTGTTTCCCGTTTTGGGGGCGGCTGACGGCGGACGAACAGTCGGAGCTGGAAGCGGCGGCGCTCGTCCGCGGCGTCGAGGCCGGCGCGCCGCTCCATACCGGTTCGGCCGACTGCGACGGCCTGATCGCCGTCATGGACGGGCAGATCCGCGCCTTTATCATCTCTCCGGAGGGACGCGAGCTGACGCTGCACCGCCTCGTTCCCGGCGACATTTGCCTGTTTTCGGCCACTTGCGCCGTGCCGGGGCTTCGTTTCGACGTCAGCGTCGAGGCGGAAAAAAACTCGCGGCTGTGGGTGATCCCGCCGGCGGCATGCAAGCGTCTGGTGGCGCGTTCGCTGGTTTTCGCGAATTTCATCGGCGAGCTCGCGGCCTCCCATCTGTCCGACATTCTCTGGCTGGTCGAACAGGTGTTGTGGAAAAGTTTCGACGCCCGTCTGGCGGAGTTTCTGCTGAAGGAGAGCGAGCTGGAAGGGACGGGGAAGCTGAAGATCACTCACGAGAAGATCGCCGCCCACCTGGGCACGGCCCGCGAGGTGGTGACGAGGATGCTGCGTTACTTCCAGGCCGAGGGCATGGCGCGGCTTTCCCGCGGCTGCATCGAACTGGTTGCGCCGGACAAACTGGCGCAGCTGACGGCAAAAAAGTGA
- the proB gene encoding glutamate 5-kinase, with protein MDRSELKKCRRVVVKVGTSTITHGNGKINIQRMGRLCRALADLHNRGTDVLLVSSGAVGAGMGRLGYSAKPASLPVKQALAAVGQGLLMQMYEKLFSEYGCTTAQILLTRVGFNDRSRYLNLCNTMHALADMNVIPVINENDTIAVDELKFGDNDTLSALVACAAGADLLIILSDIDGLYDADPRVHKDAKLIHEVRAVSQSIRDNSGSKGSSMSSGGMYTKITAADVVLPAGIPLVIASGAAENVLHRILAGEVLGTLFIPPVEHRHARKQWIAANRPFESVTIDAGAVKALTEQGGSLLAKGITAVNGEFEAGRLLAVLAPNGQEIARGLTNFNSRDLKKIMGHRSDEFEALLGEKDFDEAIHRDNLTVL; from the coding sequence TTGGATCGCAGCGAGCTGAAAAAATGTCGCCGCGTAGTGGTCAAAGTCGGCACGAGCACGATCACGCACGGTAACGGAAAAATCAATATCCAGCGCATGGGCAGGCTTTGCCGCGCTTTGGCCGACCTTCACAACCGCGGTACCGACGTGCTGCTCGTTTCGTCGGGAGCGGTCGGCGCCGGCATGGGGCGCCTCGGTTACTCCGCAAAACCCGCCAGCCTGCCGGTCAAGCAAGCGTTGGCGGCGGTGGGGCAGGGGCTGTTGATGCAGATGTACGAAAAACTTTTCTCCGAGTACGGCTGCACGACCGCACAGATCCTGCTGACTCGCGTCGGCTTCAACGACCGCTCGCGCTATCTCAATCTGTGCAACACGATGCACGCTCTTGCCGACATGAACGTGATTCCCGTGATCAACGAAAACGACACGATCGCCGTGGACGAACTCAAGTTCGGCGACAACGACACGCTGTCGGCCCTAGTGGCCTGCGCCGCCGGCGCCGATCTGCTGATCATCCTTTCCGACATCGACGGGCTGTACGATGCCGATCCTCGCGTCCACAAAGATGCCAAGCTGATCCACGAGGTGCGCGCCGTTTCGCAGAGCATCCGCGACAACTCGGGCAGCAAGGGCAGCAGCATGTCCTCCGGCGGCATGTACACCAAAATCACGGCTGCCGACGTGGTGCTGCCGGCGGGCATCCCGCTGGTGATCGCTTCCGGAGCGGCGGAGAACGTGCTGCACCGCATCCTCGCCGGCGAAGTGCTGGGCACTCTGTTCATCCCGCCGGTGGAGCACCGCCACGCGCGCAAGCAGTGGATCGCGGCCAACCGCCCCTTCGAATCGGTGACGATCGACGCGGGAGCCGTCAAAGCGCTCACGGAGCAGGGCGGCAGTCTGCTGGCCAAGGGCATCACGGCCGTCAACGGCGAATTCGAAGCCGGCCGTCTGTTGGCGGTGTTGGCCCCGAACGGGCAGGAGATCGCCCGCGGCCTGACGAATTTCAATTCGCGGGATCTGAAAAAGATCATGGGGCACCGCAGCGACGAGTTTGAAGCGCTGCTGGGCGAGAAGGACTTTGACGAGGCTATTCACCGCGATAATCTGACGGTGCTTTAG
- a CDS encoding MATE family efflux transporter: protein MEAAEPKKRMLSGGVFRPVFLFALPIMVGNFFLQLYITVDAVIVGRFLGSRSLAAVSVATPILFIVVFFLAGGCTGVSVLIAQIYGSGDTKKLKKTMSTALIFGALFTLGLTALCLCGARGVLAWTKAPAELRDETMAYLNIVFAGLIFSFLYNYYASALRGIGNSKIPFVFQAAASALHIAMNLLFVGALGLGVRGSALATVLSQMFSSGACIYYVYRYEPLLALRRGDCAVDRAALGQTIGYSWASALQSIIVYVGRFLTQGCVNPMGADVVAGYNAATRIEAIVVMPYEGISTAESTFIAQNLGAGHAERVRAGVRASFVMNLAYVSVACTLVFRNAAAIMGIFVPDGSDSVIIEAGSLYLRPQSVYLALSAVDVVMQSFLRGLGEFRVVMVVSLLQIILRVILSFWLVPLLGIPAIAHATAAGWAMIFFALIVLSHRRLRQIDGRLQRA, encoded by the coding sequence ATGGAAGCTGCCGAGCCAAAGAAACGGATGCTCTCGGGCGGCGTCTTCCGGCCCGTTTTTCTCTTTGCGCTGCCCATCATGGTGGGGAATTTTTTTCTCCAGTTGTACATCACGGTCGACGCGGTCATCGTCGGCCGTTTTCTCGGCAGCCGTTCGTTGGCGGCGGTCAGCGTGGCCACGCCGATTCTGTTTATCGTCGTGTTTTTTCTGGCCGGCGGGTGCACCGGCGTTTCCGTGCTGATCGCGCAGATCTACGGTTCCGGCGACACGAAAAAATTGAAGAAAACCATGTCCACGGCGCTGATCTTCGGCGCGCTGTTCACGCTTGGGCTGACGGCCCTGTGTCTGTGCGGCGCGCGCGGCGTTCTGGCGTGGACGAAAGCGCCGGCGGAACTGCGCGACGAGACGATGGCCTATCTGAACATCGTTTTCGCGGGGCTGATCTTCTCGTTTTTGTACAATTATTACGCCTCGGCGCTGCGCGGCATCGGCAACTCGAAGATCCCGTTCGTTTTTCAGGCGGCGGCGTCGGCTCTGCACATCGCCATGAATCTGCTCTTCGTTGGCGCGCTGGGGTTGGGCGTGCGCGGTTCGGCGCTGGCCACCGTGCTGTCGCAGATGTTTTCGTCGGGCGCCTGCATTTATTATGTTTATCGTTACGAACCGTTGCTGGCGCTCCGCCGCGGCGACTGCGCCGTCGACCGCGCGGCGCTGGGGCAGACGATCGGCTACAGCTGGGCGTCGGCGCTGCAGTCCATTATCGTCTACGTGGGGCGCTTTCTCACGCAGGGCTGCGTCAATCCGATGGGAGCCGACGTGGTGGCTGGCTACAACGCGGCGACGCGCATCGAGGCGATCGTGGTCATGCCTTACGAGGGCATTTCCACGGCCGAATCGACGTTCATCGCTCAGAACCTGGGAGCGGGACACGCGGAGCGCGTGCGGGCCGGAGTTCGGGCGAGTTTTGTGATGAATCTGGCGTACGTGAGCGTGGCCTGTACGCTGGTGTTTCGGAACGCCGCGGCGATCATGGGCATTTTCGTGCCCGACGGCTCGGACTCCGTGATCATCGAAGCAGGCAGCCTGTATCTGCGGCCGCAGTCGGTGTACCTCGCGCTCAGCGCCGTCGACGTGGTGATGCAGAGTTTCTTGCGCGGGCTGGGCGAGTTCCGCGTCGTTATGGTCGTCTCGCTGCTGCAGATCATCCTGCGCGTGATCCTCTCGTTCTGGCTGGTGCCGTTGCTGGGGATTCCTGCCATTGCCCATGCCACGGCGGCGGGGTGGGCGATGATTTTCTTCGCGCTCATCGTTCTTTCGCACCGCCGGTTGCGACAGATCGACGGGCGGCTCCAGCGCGCCTGA